Proteins co-encoded in one Bradyrhizobium sp. 170 genomic window:
- a CDS encoding tetratricopeptide repeat protein → MNRIAIRLLTLAILSLTLAAAPVVSVVYAAPDNEPPPPKKKKKSSEARPGIEQTAFADGYRAAYAAIYERHDYASAITQLKALGRDDQAAVANLIGYSYRQLGDYKVSQIWYERALKADPSHVKTWQYYGLWQVEQGNRDQAQYHLNRIAQLTGTTSEEYRSLAAALEKPPGTGLVY, encoded by the coding sequence ATGAATAGAATTGCGATAAGGCTTTTGACTCTTGCAATATTGTCGCTCACGCTCGCGGCAGCCCCTGTCGTTAGCGTCGTCTACGCAGCGCCCGACAACGAGCCCCCGCCGCCGAAGAAGAAAAAGAAATCCAGCGAAGCCCGCCCGGGCATCGAGCAGACCGCATTCGCCGACGGCTATCGCGCCGCCTACGCCGCAATCTACGAGCGCCACGACTACGCCTCGGCGATCACGCAGCTCAAGGCGCTCGGCCGTGACGACCAGGCTGCCGTCGCCAACCTGATCGGCTACTCCTATCGCCAGCTCGGCGACTACAAGGTCTCGCAAATCTGGTACGAGCGCGCGCTCAAGGCCGATCCGAGCCACGTCAAGACTTGGCAGTATTACGGCCTGTGGCAGGTCGAACAGGGCAACCGCGATCAGGCGCAATATCACCTGAACCGGATCGCTCAGCTCACCGGCACGACAAGCGAAGAGTATCGCTCGCTCGCCGCCGCGCTGGAAAAGCCGCCGGGCACCGGGCTGGTTTATTGA
- a CDS encoding peptidase S10 yields MAFHFMATRPMRLAATLLIVCWVSGARAEEASSPTPQQPAAATPSPSPSGQKGGAGRGTATPPPAAEQHRLPPDSTTRQTLALPGRTLNFAATAGSIRLFDDKGEPQADIAYNSYQLDGADRATRPVTFLFNGGPGASSAWLQFGAAGPWRLSIGGDGAVSSATPDVLPNAETWLDFTDLVFIDPVGTGYSRFVASGEDVRKRFLSVDGDVSSIALVIRRWLEKYDRLLSPKFVTGESYGGIRGPKIVRNLQTQQGVGIRGLILVSPLLDFRDFSGSSLLQYVYSLPSMAAVAREAKGAMTRADLAEVERYAQTEYLTDLIKGQADKEATTRLADKVAALTGIDQAVSRRLAGRFEVGEFRREFDRRSGRVTGRYDASVSGLDPYPDSNYAHFGDPSGDSLMAPLTSAAVDLTTRKLNWRPDGSYQLLSESVNRSWDFGRGPAESVSQLRQVLALDPKMKLLVGHGLFDLATPYFASKVLLDQLPAYASPDRVKLVVYSGGHMFYSRDGARQAFRAEVEALMK; encoded by the coding sequence ATGGCTTTTCATTTCATGGCGACGCGCCCCATGCGTCTTGCCGCCACGCTTTTGATCGTGTGTTGGGTGAGCGGCGCGCGCGCCGAGGAGGCGAGTTCGCCAACCCCGCAGCAGCCGGCCGCGGCCACGCCGTCACCGTCGCCGTCGGGCCAGAAGGGGGGAGCGGGGCGGGGCACCGCCACGCCGCCGCCTGCGGCCGAACAACATCGCCTGCCGCCGGATTCCACCACCAGGCAGACGCTGGCGCTGCCCGGCCGCACGCTCAACTTCGCCGCCACCGCAGGCTCGATCCGGCTGTTCGACGACAAGGGCGAGCCGCAGGCCGATATCGCCTACAACTCCTACCAGCTCGACGGCGCCGATCGCGCCACCCGGCCGGTGACGTTTCTGTTCAACGGCGGCCCGGGCGCGTCCTCGGCCTGGCTGCAGTTCGGCGCGGCCGGGCCGTGGCGGTTGTCGATCGGCGGCGATGGCGCGGTATCTTCCGCGACGCCTGACGTGTTGCCCAATGCCGAGACTTGGCTCGACTTCACCGATCTCGTTTTCATCGATCCCGTCGGCACCGGCTACAGCCGCTTCGTCGCGTCCGGCGAGGACGTGCGCAAGCGGTTCCTTTCTGTCGACGGCGACGTCAGCTCGATTGCGCTGGTGATCCGTCGCTGGCTGGAAAAATACGACCGGTTGCTGTCGCCGAAATTCGTGACAGGCGAGAGCTATGGCGGCATTCGCGGTCCGAAAATCGTTCGCAACCTGCAGACCCAGCAGGGCGTCGGCATACGCGGGCTGATCCTGGTTTCTCCCTTGCTCGACTTCCGCGACTTTTCCGGATCGAGCCTGCTGCAATACGTGTACAGCCTGCCGAGCATGGCGGCGGTGGCGCGCGAGGCCAAGGGCGCGATGACGCGCGCCGATCTCGCCGAGGTCGAACGCTACGCACAGACTGAGTATCTCACCGATCTCATCAAGGGACAGGCCGACAAGGAGGCAACGACGCGGCTCGCCGACAAGGTGGCTGCGCTGACCGGCATCGATCAGGCCGTGAGCCGCAGGCTTGCCGGGCGTTTCGAAGTCGGCGAATTCCGCAGGGAGTTCGATCGCCGCAGCGGCCGGGTGACCGGACGTTACGATGCCTCGGTCTCGGGTCTCGATCCCTATCCGGATTCGAACTACGCCCATTTCGGCGATCCTTCCGGCGATTCGCTGATGGCGCCGCTGACGAGCGCTGCGGTCGACCTCACCACGCGCAAACTCAATTGGCGGCCTGATGGTTCGTACCAACTGCTCAGCGAGAGCGTGAACCGGTCGTGGGATTTCGGCCGCGGGCCGGCCGAGTCGGTCTCGCAGCTCCGCCAGGTTCTCGCGCTCGATCCGAAAATGAAACTGCTGGTCGGCCACGGCCTGTTCGATCTCGCCACGCCCTATTTCGCTTCCAAGGTGTTGCTCGACCAATTACCGGCCTATGCCAGTCCGGACCGGGTGAAGCTGGTCGTCTATTCCGGCGGCCACATGTTCTATTCGCGCGACGGCGCGCGTCAGGCATTCCGCGCGGAAGTCGAAGCGTTGATGAAGTGA
- a CDS encoding adenylate/guanylate cyclase domain-containing protein — protein MMVAAIALVCAAASVSPVARPIRGLSLDILTALRWEIFGRSHDPAASPAVIVAMDEESLRTDPFKDAPMLTWTGEIGRVLSATLEGGAKVAGFDMVIPKSIEQSEIPFGEGTLGDKVRGFDRDFLRALAGAAANGKVVLGEVLGGNQPVRPSPGQRVAVRQQQNIRPLNVHIDSDDILRRMPLGFTVNGAKVPSMAVELASRALGAAPEFDERGRLTLAGYRVPGRVPNTMTLNFEGGADDIPTFSFADLRACAVKNDKDYFRRWFAGKVVIFGSVLDIEDRRQTSKRFATGIEGARAPRCAAESTPVMAGFRISTIAGVYIHATAVNNLISRNAVVEPGPLVRFLISTLFAALAAVAAWRFRPLSAALAWLAVIVASIAGATIAFNHALALPIAEPFLASLFALAATIGFRFVIADKDRRLLQKSFALYLAPHVINRMLSSNKLPELGGETRNVTVFFSDIEGFSLIAEKMSPDSLMELMNEYLSAMTDVIERHGGYVDKYIGDSIVAVFGAPADDPDHAANAARAALDCCKQLAELNASSALFQEFKLAQRIGINSGEALVGNFGSRRRFNYSVMSDAVNLASRLEGANKFYGTTVIASETTVALTGEAFAWRELDAIRVKGRTQALKIYELLALSAGLTSSQAVLITDYADGLAQWRAREFERAAQYFARSADIDRPASLFAARARELAQNPPGEDWDPIRTLQEK, from the coding sequence ATGATGGTTGCCGCCATCGCGCTGGTCTGCGCGGCGGCGTCAGTTTCTCCGGTGGCCAGACCGATCCGCGGGCTCTCCCTCGATATCCTCACCGCGCTGCGCTGGGAGATCTTCGGCCGCAGCCATGATCCGGCCGCTTCGCCGGCGGTCATCGTCGCAATGGACGAGGAAAGCCTGCGCACTGACCCGTTCAAGGACGCGCCGATGCTGACCTGGACCGGGGAGATCGGCCGCGTGCTGTCAGCGACACTCGAAGGCGGCGCCAAGGTCGCCGGCTTCGACATGGTGATCCCGAAATCGATCGAGCAGTCGGAGATTCCGTTTGGCGAGGGCACGCTCGGCGACAAAGTCCGCGGATTTGACCGAGACTTTCTTCGTGCGCTCGCCGGTGCGGCGGCGAATGGCAAGGTGGTGCTCGGAGAAGTCCTGGGCGGCAACCAGCCAGTCAGGCCATCGCCGGGGCAGCGCGTCGCGGTACGCCAACAGCAGAACATCCGCCCCCTCAACGTTCACATCGACAGCGACGATATCCTGCGACGCATGCCGCTGGGCTTCACCGTCAATGGGGCGAAGGTGCCCTCGATGGCGGTCGAGCTGGCGTCGCGGGCGCTGGGCGCGGCACCCGAGTTCGACGAACGCGGCAGGCTGACGCTTGCCGGCTACCGCGTCCCCGGCCGCGTGCCGAACACGATGACGCTGAACTTCGAGGGCGGCGCCGACGACATTCCGACTTTCTCGTTTGCCGATCTGCGCGCGTGCGCCGTCAAGAACGACAAGGATTACTTTCGGCGCTGGTTCGCCGGAAAGGTCGTCATTTTCGGCAGCGTTCTCGATATCGAGGACCGCCGGCAGACTTCCAAGCGCTTTGCGACCGGCATTGAAGGCGCGCGCGCACCGCGTTGCGCAGCCGAGAGCACGCCGGTCATGGCTGGCTTCAGGATCAGCACGATCGCGGGCGTCTATATCCATGCGACCGCGGTCAACAATCTGATCTCGCGCAACGCGGTGGTCGAACCCGGCCCGCTGGTGCGCTTCCTGATCTCTACCCTGTTTGCGGCGCTGGCTGCCGTCGCCGCGTGGCGGTTTCGGCCGCTCAGCGCCGCGCTGGCCTGGTTGGCCGTGATCGTGGCCAGCATTGCCGGCGCCACGATCGCGTTCAACCATGCGCTGGCGCTGCCGATCGCTGAGCCGTTCCTGGCGAGCCTGTTCGCGCTCGCCGCCACGATCGGATTCCGCTTCGTCATCGCCGACAAGGACCGACGCCTGCTGCAGAAGAGCTTTGCGCTCTATCTGGCGCCGCACGTCATCAACCGCATGCTGTCGTCGAACAAATTGCCGGAACTCGGCGGCGAAACCCGCAACGTGACGGTGTTCTTCTCCGACATCGAGGGATTTTCGCTGATCGCGGAAAAGATGTCGCCCGACAGCCTGATGGAGCTGATGAACGAATATCTTTCGGCGATGACCGACGTCATCGAGCGTCACGGCGGATATGTCGACAAATATATCGGCGACTCCATCGTGGCGGTGTTCGGCGCGCCGGCCGACGATCCCGACCATGCCGCGAACGCGGCACGCGCCGCGCTGGATTGCTGCAAGCAGCTTGCCGAACTCAATGCTTCATCCGCCCTGTTCCAGGAATTCAAGCTGGCGCAGCGGATCGGCATCAATTCCGGCGAGGCGCTGGTCGGCAATTTCGGATCGCGGCGGCGCTTCAACTACTCGGTGATGAGCGACGCCGTGAACCTGGCGTCGCGGCTGGAGGGCGCCAACAAATTCTACGGCACCACCGTCATCGCTTCCGAGACCACCGTAGCCCTCACCGGCGAGGCGTTCGCCTGGCGCGAACTCGACGCCATCAGGGTCAAGGGGCGAACCCAGGCGCTGAAAATTTACGAATTGCTGGCGCTGTCGGCCGGGCTGACATCCTCGCAAGCGGTATTGATCACCGACTACGCCGACGGGCTGGCGCAGTGGCGGGCCCGCGAATTCGAGCGCGCCGCGCAGTATTTCGCCCGTTCGGCGGATATCGACCGGCCGGCATCGTTGTTTGCCGCGCGAGCCCGGGAATTGGCCCAAAACCCGCCGGGCGAGGACTGGGACCCGATCCGGACGTTGCAGGAAAAATGA